The Chitinophaga flava genome has a segment encoding these proteins:
- a CDS encoding tryptophan halogenase family protein produces MSNKVSNITIVGGGTAGWMTASYLNKVFGQNVDITLVESPNISTVGVGEATFSTIKLFFDFLELEEHDWMPHCNGSYKMAIKFVDWNAEKKHFYHPFQRYEIVDGFHIGEWWLKHKDQLDAFDYSSFMVSALCDNKRAPRFLDGRVFDTKVQDLFTPDRAFKKNMLADLKIQYPYAYHFNAALLANFLRELAIGKGVRHIADDVVGVSQAENGFISGITTKEHGEIEGDLFIDCTGFKGMLINKVLNEQFIPFAESLLCDTALAMQVPRDIEKDGMNPFTSATALSSGWVWNIPLYGRDGTGYVFSSAFITPEEAEKEFRKHVGKASDNCNASLIKMRIGRNHNAWVKNCVAIGLANAFVEPLESTGIFFIQQGIEELVANFPDKQCSPELQKRYNKTIGECIDGVRDFLTLHYCASSRYDTPFWKATKHDLKLSDDLKERQAEWKVRLPNPRNINPNYHGFESYSYAVMLQGLGYSPENCLPVLQHMDSTRALEAFRRIRERTNELIRTLPSQYEYLTSVRVGQNAGVM; encoded by the coding sequence ATGAGTAACAAAGTCAGTAACATTACCATCGTGGGCGGTGGGACTGCCGGATGGATGACGGCTTCCTATCTGAATAAAGTTTTTGGGCAGAATGTTGATATAACACTTGTAGAGTCCCCCAATATTTCTACAGTAGGTGTTGGTGAAGCCACATTCAGTACCATCAAACTATTCTTCGACTTCCTGGAGCTGGAAGAACATGACTGGATGCCACATTGCAACGGTAGCTACAAAATGGCAATCAAATTTGTCGATTGGAACGCAGAAAAAAAACATTTTTATCATCCTTTCCAACGGTATGAGATCGTAGACGGATTTCATATTGGTGAGTGGTGGCTGAAACACAAAGACCAGCTGGACGCTTTTGACTACTCCAGTTTTATGGTGTCTGCCCTGTGCGACAACAAACGCGCCCCCAGATTCCTGGACGGCAGGGTGTTTGACACAAAAGTACAGGACCTGTTCACCCCCGACAGGGCTTTCAAAAAAAACATGCTGGCCGACCTGAAGATACAGTATCCTTATGCATACCATTTTAATGCAGCGCTGCTGGCCAACTTCCTGAGAGAGCTGGCCATTGGCAAGGGCGTACGTCATATAGCCGATGACGTAGTAGGTGTATCACAGGCCGAAAATGGCTTTATATCTGGCATTACCACTAAAGAGCATGGTGAAATAGAAGGTGATCTGTTCATCGACTGTACCGGATTTAAGGGAATGCTGATCAACAAGGTACTGAACGAACAGTTCATTCCTTTTGCAGAATCCCTGCTTTGTGATACTGCGCTGGCGATGCAGGTACCACGCGATATCGAGAAGGATGGTATGAATCCTTTCACCAGTGCTACCGCACTGAGCTCAGGATGGGTATGGAATATTCCCTTATACGGCCGTGATGGTACCGGTTATGTTTTCTCCAGCGCATTTATTACGCCGGAAGAAGCAGAGAAAGAATTCCGTAAACATGTAGGTAAAGCATCCGATAACTGCAACGCCTCCCTGATCAAAATGAGGATAGGCCGTAACCACAACGCATGGGTGAAAAACTGCGTGGCCATCGGATTGGCCAACGCCTTTGTGGAGCCGCTCGAATCTACTGGTATCTTTTTCATCCAGCAGGGTATCGAAGAGCTGGTGGCCAACTTCCCGGACAAACAATGCTCTCCTGAATTGCAGAAACGTTACAACAAAACGATCGGTGAATGCATCGATGGAGTACGGGACTTCCTGACATTGCACTACTGTGCCAGCAGCCGGTATGATACTCCTTTCTGGAAGGCTACCAAACATGACCTCAAATTATCTGATGACCTGAAGGAGCGTCAGGCAGAGTGGAAGGTACGCCTGCCTAACCCAAGGAACATCAATCCCAACTATCACGGCTTTGAATCCTACTCCTATGCGGTGATGCTGCAGGGGCTGGGTTACAGTCCGGAAAACTGCCTGCCTGTTCTGCAGCATATGGACAGCACCAGGGCGCTGGAAGCATTCCGTAGAATACGGGAACGCACCAACGAATTAATCAGGACCCTGCCGTCGCAATACGAGTACCTGACATCGGTACGCGTAGGACAGAACGCTGGCGTAATGTAG
- a CDS encoding sensor histidine kinase, with protein sequence MMKLRTKFILFVVILLSNILVLSYFILKQNKLLFLASEGFVLILVLIAWQLYKQLIRPLQLLMHGTEAIKSKDFSIKFNLTGQYEMDELIKVYNQMTDELRAERTKQEQQHLFLEKLIYTSPTGILILDYDENIQQVNPRALKLLNADASTLTDKPVDSLSHPLMQEIKTLRSGETRTVTLNGSSTFKLQKSHFIDRGFTRHFIMIEELTTEILAAEKKAYGKVIRMMAHEVNNTIGPVNSIIQTTLMSDGIKKSSQAAPLEHALQVAFERNNNLSIFMRNFADVVRLPEPQRADLDLHGLIHSLSGFLVTMARDKHIDFRYELEAGAFMILADKRQMEQVLINVVKNSIEAIAEAGIITFITHPVSRQLIIADNGKGITAQDNDQLFSPFYSTKRDGQGIGLTLVKEVLINHGFEFSLQTLRPGHTAFTFRFRE encoded by the coding sequence ATGATGAAACTTCGGACTAAATTCATCCTGTTTGTAGTCATACTTCTTTCCAACATACTGGTATTATCCTACTTCATCCTGAAACAAAACAAACTGCTGTTTCTGGCGTCAGAAGGCTTTGTGCTGATACTGGTACTGATTGCATGGCAGTTATATAAACAGCTGATACGCCCGCTGCAGCTGCTGATGCACGGTACCGAAGCTATCAAAAGCAAAGACTTCAGCATCAAATTCAACCTCACCGGACAATACGAGATGGACGAACTGATAAAAGTCTATAACCAGATGACCGATGAACTGAGGGCAGAGCGAACCAAACAGGAACAACAACATTTATTCCTTGAAAAACTTATCTACACCTCTCCCACGGGAATCCTAATACTGGATTACGATGAAAACATACAACAGGTAAATCCCAGGGCACTCAAGCTGCTTAACGCCGACGCCTCTACGCTGACAGACAAACCGGTAGACAGCCTCTCCCACCCTTTGATGCAGGAGATCAAAACACTGAGATCAGGAGAAACAAGAACCGTTACCCTCAATGGTTCCAGCACCTTCAAATTGCAGAAGTCCCATTTTATTGACAGGGGATTTACCCGTCATTTTATTATGATAGAAGAACTGACCACAGAGATACTGGCCGCAGAGAAAAAGGCCTATGGGAAAGTGATACGTATGATGGCCCACGAAGTGAACAATACGATAGGGCCGGTCAACTCTATTATTCAGACCACCTTAATGTCGGACGGGATCAAAAAAAGTTCTCAGGCAGCGCCTCTGGAACATGCGCTGCAGGTGGCCTTTGAGCGCAATAATAACCTGAGCATATTCATGCGGAATTTTGCAGATGTGGTACGGTTACCGGAGCCACAGCGGGCAGACCTGGACCTGCACGGACTTATCCATTCCCTGTCTGGTTTCCTGGTCACCATGGCCCGGGACAAACACATCGATTTCCGTTATGAGCTGGAAGCCGGTGCTTTTATGATATTAGCCGACAAACGCCAGATGGAGCAGGTACTGATTAATGTGGTAAAAAATTCGATAGAAGCTATCGCAGAAGCAGGGATTATCACCTTTATCACCCATCCCGTCAGCAGACAGCTGATCATCGCGGACAATGGCAAGGGCATCACAGCACAGGACAACGATCAGCTTTTCAGTCCGTTTTACAGCACAAAAAGAGATGGGCAAGGTATTGGCCTTACCCTTGTAAAAGAAGTACTTATCAACCACGGTTTCGAGTTTTCCCTGCAAACACTTCGTCCTGGCCATACGGCCTTTACATTCCGCTTCAGGGAATAG
- a CDS encoding sigma-54-dependent transcriptional regulator — protein sequence MILIIDDDLAVRTSLLLLFQHEGYEVVAASLPEEALSILHKRDIALIVLDLNFSIETSGKEGMALLHRIRAAYPSIPVMLLTGWGTIELAVQGMKAGASDFITKPWSNDHMLQSARTLLQLQQASTEHHTRKQLDSLYNFNNIIGEDPQMISLLETTGRVAPTDAAVLITGESGTGKELIAEAIHQNSLRHNKSFIKVNLGGISASLFESEMFGHVRGAFTDARTDRAGRFELSNKGTIFLDEIGDLDPGSQVKLLRVLQDRTYEVLGSSRSRTADVRVICATNKNLHEMVANGSFREDLLYRINLISLHLPSLRERPRDIPLLANFFLNNLRELYNRPSLAMTAEALKWLQQLPLPGNIRQLKNLVERSVLVSRKDLLDIEDFRSQLEQSPAKKGYLQLPEVGTLTLDEVEVLMIKRSLEFHRNKISKAAASLGLTRGSLYRRLQKYNIPYDETSD from the coding sequence ATGATATTAATTATCGATGATGATCTTGCAGTAAGGACTTCCTTGCTGCTTCTTTTTCAGCATGAGGGCTACGAAGTGGTGGCTGCATCGCTGCCTGAAGAAGCATTATCCATACTTCATAAGCGTGACATTGCCCTGATTGTGCTGGACCTGAATTTTTCCATCGAAACATCCGGAAAGGAAGGCATGGCACTGCTGCATCGTATCAGGGCGGCGTATCCTTCCATCCCCGTTATGCTGCTCACCGGATGGGGAACCATAGAACTGGCTGTACAGGGGATGAAAGCCGGCGCCAGTGATTTTATCACCAAACCCTGGAGCAATGACCACATGCTGCAATCGGCCAGAACACTGTTGCAACTGCAGCAGGCCAGCACCGAACACCATACCCGCAAACAACTCGATAGTCTGTATAACTTCAATAATATCATCGGAGAAGATCCGCAGATGATATCGTTGCTGGAAACAACCGGCAGGGTGGCGCCTACGGATGCAGCCGTACTGATAACCGGAGAAAGCGGCACAGGCAAAGAACTGATTGCAGAAGCCATTCATCAGAACAGCCTTCGTCATAACAAATCATTCATCAAAGTAAACCTGGGTGGTATTTCCGCATCACTCTTTGAAAGCGAAATGTTTGGCCATGTGCGGGGCGCCTTTACAGATGCCCGCACCGACCGGGCAGGGCGCTTCGAGCTGAGCAATAAAGGAACTATTTTCCTTGATGAAATCGGTGATCTCGATCCGGGTAGCCAGGTGAAACTGCTGCGTGTATTACAGGACCGCACCTACGAAGTGCTGGGCAGCAGCCGCTCCCGTACAGCAGATGTAAGAGTGATATGCGCCACCAATAAAAATCTGCATGAAATGGTGGCCAACGGATCTTTCCGTGAAGACCTCCTGTACAGGATCAACCTGATCAGCCTTCATCTTCCTTCCCTGCGGGAACGCCCCAGAGATATCCCGCTGCTGGCCAACTTCTTCCTCAACAATCTCAGAGAACTCTATAACCGTCCGTCCCTCGCCATGACAGCAGAAGCCCTGAAATGGCTGCAACAGCTGCCACTACCCGGTAATATCAGACAGCTCAAAAACCTGGTAGAACGCTCCGTACTGGTGAGCCGCAAAGATCTGCTGGACATAGAAGATTTCCGTTCCCAGCTGGAACAGTCTCCTGCCAAAAAAGGTTATCTGCAGCTCCCCGAAGTAGGCACGCTTACCCTCGACGAAGTGGAAGTACTGATGATCAAACGCTCACTGGAATTTCACAGGAACAAAATATCCAAAGCCGCAGCCTCACTTGGTCTTACCCGTGGTTCATTATATCGCCGGTTACAAAAATATAACATCCCATATGATGAAACTTCGGACTAA
- a CDS encoding ABC transporter permease, with protein MLQHLFKLIWNKKKHNFLIMLELFFSFLVMFAVFTLVINYYKAYREPRGFEYKNVWNITRNTSGSEDKQPLSRDSAMLLEQMVKQQIRSMPEVEQVSYTSNNTPYARTRIFVNNLTYGKVKTVADIYTVEDNYATLMNMKLLSGRWFNRDDNAAGYTPIVINTKLKDKLFRDEDPINKVITLLDRSYRVIGVVNDMKNKGDYVMPESGFYTRPDSTFYGNSNTIQVSVKPGTGASFEAQLFKTLSSLARNASIEIEHLEKRRAAKNKEQLVPLVIILIVTLFFIINVALGLFGVLWHNINKRRGEIGLRRAIGATKKDIAWQLIGETMVLSTLSMLTGCFFAIQFPLMNIFDLSTSTYLLALVLSIVFIYVLVIICALYPGKQAADIYPAIALHEN; from the coding sequence ATGCTACAACATCTGTTCAAACTTATCTGGAATAAAAAAAAGCATAACTTCCTGATCATGCTGGAATTGTTTTTTTCCTTCCTCGTAATGTTTGCGGTTTTTACACTTGTCATCAACTACTACAAGGCCTACCGTGAACCCAGAGGCTTCGAATATAAGAACGTATGGAACATCACAAGGAATACATCCGGGAGTGAAGACAAGCAGCCGCTTTCGCGGGACTCCGCCATGCTGCTGGAACAGATGGTAAAACAACAAATCCGGTCCATGCCGGAAGTGGAACAAGTAAGTTATACCAGCAATAATACGCCCTACGCCCGCACAAGGATATTTGTGAACAATCTGACCTACGGTAAAGTAAAGACCGTCGCCGACATCTATACAGTGGAAGACAATTATGCAACACTGATGAACATGAAGTTGTTGTCCGGCCGTTGGTTCAACAGAGATGATAACGCTGCAGGCTATACGCCGATTGTCATCAACACAAAACTAAAAGACAAACTGTTCAGGGATGAAGATCCGATCAATAAGGTAATAACGCTTCTTGACAGAAGTTACCGGGTGATCGGTGTAGTGAACGATATGAAGAACAAAGGAGATTATGTGATGCCGGAAAGTGGTTTTTATACCCGCCCCGACTCTACTTTTTATGGTAATAGCAACACGATCCAGGTCAGCGTAAAACCCGGAACCGGCGCCTCTTTTGAAGCACAGCTGTTCAAAACGCTATCGAGTCTGGCAAGGAATGCCAGTATAGAAATTGAGCATCTGGAGAAAAGAAGAGCGGCCAAAAATAAAGAGCAGCTGGTACCGCTGGTTATTATACTGATTGTCACCTTGTTTTTTATCATCAACGTGGCGCTGGGTTTGTTTGGCGTGTTATGGCACAATATCAACAAACGAAGAGGTGAGATCGGGCTGAGAAGGGCCATAGGAGCTACCAAAAAAGATATTGCCTGGCAGCTGATCGGAGAAACGATGGTGCTGTCTACCCTGTCGATGCTGACTGGTTGTTTTTTTGCTATTCAGTTTCCATTGATGAACATCTTTGACCTGAGTACCAGCACTTATTTGCTGGCACTGGTACTATCCATCGTATTTATTTATGTGCTGGTTATCATATGCGCATTGTATCCCGGAAAACAGGCTGCAGATATCTATCCGGCCATCGCGCTGCACGAGAATTAG
- a CDS encoding ABC transporter permease, which translates to MLSNYFKIAIAVLKRRKFFTFISLFGISFTLMIIIVLTALLDHVLSPSYPDVNRDRELYITEVKMTSQGSMSQSPLSYYYFRQYISKLKIPVSIALASEPQATNTYVSNKKIVINIKYTNDQFWDVFQYKFTEGKPYTQQQIDNGEKVIVISEDTRRNYFGDDQHVTGKYIETDNVQYRVIGVVKNVPVTLRYNYGDAFLPYTESKSNLSSHAYEGIFIATLLARNKSDLPRIQEEYQQIVSKVQLNGQYDKVQSYADPYLVVFTRQSVAADDDSQDAGVVKTFSGAGALLFLFLLLPTLNLVNINISRISERSSEIGIRKSFGASSKVLILQFIVENIILTVIGGILGVVLAVVVIQIFNYSQFVDNLHLAVNFTVLFYSFLVSLIFGLLSGVYPAWRMSKMNVVTALKAS; encoded by the coding sequence ATGCTAAGTAACTATTTTAAAATAGCCATCGCCGTACTGAAGAGAAGGAAATTCTTCACTTTCATCAGCCTGTTCGGTATCAGTTTCACCCTGATGATCATCATTGTGCTCACCGCCCTACTGGACCATGTGCTCAGCCCCTCCTATCCCGACGTCAACAGGGACAGGGAACTGTATATCACCGAGGTAAAAATGACTTCCCAGGGCTCTATGAGCCAAAGCCCGCTGAGTTATTACTACTTCAGGCAATACATTTCCAAACTGAAAATACCTGTCAGCATAGCACTCGCTTCAGAGCCACAGGCTACCAATACCTATGTGAGCAACAAAAAGATCGTCATCAATATCAAATATACCAACGACCAGTTCTGGGACGTATTTCAGTATAAGTTTACAGAAGGGAAACCATATACGCAGCAACAGATCGACAACGGTGAAAAAGTGATTGTTATCTCCGAAGATACCCGGAGAAATTATTTTGGTGATGACCAGCATGTAACCGGTAAATACATAGAAACGGACAATGTACAATACCGCGTTATCGGTGTAGTTAAAAATGTGCCGGTAACGCTGCGTTATAACTACGGAGACGCTTTTCTTCCCTATACGGAATCCAAGAGCAACCTGTCTTCTCATGCATATGAAGGTATTTTTATAGCCACGTTGCTGGCCCGCAATAAATCGGACCTGCCCAGGATACAGGAAGAATATCAGCAGATCGTGTCTAAAGTCCAGCTGAACGGACAATACGACAAAGTACAATCCTATGCTGATCCTTACCTCGTGGTCTTTACCCGTCAATCTGTAGCAGCCGATGATGACAGTCAGGATGCAGGCGTGGTGAAAACCTTTTCCGGGGCTGGCGCGCTGCTCTTCCTGTTTTTACTACTACCTACGCTAAACCTGGTCAATATCAATATCAGCCGTATCTCTGAGCGGTCTTCCGAAATCGGTATCCGTAAATCGTTTGGAGCCTCGTCGAAAGTGCTGATCCTGCAGTTTATCGTGGAGAACATCATTCTCACTGTTATCGGCGGTATCCTTGGCGTAGTGCTGGCGGTGGTGGTCATTCAGATATTCAACTACAGCCAGTTTGTAGATAACCTGCATCTCGCTGTCAATTTTACGGTGCTGTTTTACAGCTTTCTCGTATCCCTGATCTTCGGGCTGTTGTCGGGTGTATACCCTGCGTGGCGTATGTCTAAAATGAATGTGGTCACCGCCCTGAAAGCATCCTGA
- a CDS encoding ABC transporter ATP-binding protein has translation MISLKNIEKVYRTDTIETLALNRINLDVPKGEFLSIMGPSGCGKSTLMNIMGLLDAPSRGEIWIDSQQTIHLSDEQLARFRNIKLGFIFQSYHLINDLKVLDNVELPLLYRKCSAKERKALATEALGKVGLSNRLQHFPTQLSGGQRQRVAIARAIVGRPEIILADEPTGNLDSIMGNEVMDILLNINRNDGTTIVMVTHDESMARKTHRLFRLFDGTQVL, from the coding sequence ATGATCAGCCTGAAGAATATAGAAAAAGTATATCGCACTGATACCATTGAGACGCTGGCCCTGAACCGTATCAATCTGGATGTCCCCAAAGGCGAGTTTCTATCCATCATGGGCCCTTCCGGATGTGGCAAAAGCACCCTGATGAATATCATGGGATTACTGGATGCTCCTTCACGCGGTGAGATATGGATCGATAGTCAGCAGACCATACATCTTTCCGACGAACAGCTGGCCAGGTTCAGAAACATAAAACTGGGCTTCATCTTCCAGAGCTATCATCTTATCAATGACCTTAAAGTACTGGACAATGTGGAGCTTCCATTGTTGTACCGCAAGTGCAGCGCCAAAGAACGGAAGGCCCTCGCTACCGAAGCACTGGGTAAAGTAGGATTAAGCAACCGCCTGCAGCATTTCCCCACACAACTGTCAGGTGGACAGCGGCAGCGCGTGGCCATCGCCAGAGCTATTGTAGGCAGACCTGAGATCATACTCGCCGATGAGCCTACCGGTAACCTCGACAGTATCATGGGCAATGAAGTAATGGATATCCTCCTGAACATCAACCGTAACGATGGCACCACCATTGTGATGGTCACCCATGATGAAAGCATGGCCAGGAAAACACACCGTCTCTTCCGCCTCTTCGATGGCACCCAGGTATTATAA
- a CDS encoding TolC family protein codes for MKKKTSLFCVILLPLTLAKGYGQSAGDTLRLTLQQVVEMAKERSIASRQAVTTKETKYWQYRTFRSNYQPQLSLEGTLPNYNKNSTPVVQPDGTIIFQSVHNNNSALNLSFSQTIAATGGTIFGTTQLQRFDDFDRKNTLYNGVPFGIGINQPLFQFNSLRWDKKIEPLKYKESRQAYIESMEQISIQANTYFFDLLQAQVNLQIAETNLVNTENILRIANQKFDMGKVSRNEILQLKLEQLKNEKAVGVARRDMEIAGLNLRSFIGWQDTQYISLLLPVTVSNAKISSDKVLKEAYDNRSDAIAFVRRITEALRDVAKAKGDNGLNASLTAQLGFTKSGTTIPKVYQSPNEQQLVYLSFTIPILDWGRSKSRTKTAEANLQFATYAVEQDKQTFTQAIVTQVTLFEMMKNQLVLTANADSIATEKFQIAKERYVLGNLSITDLSIAFQEKDQAKRDYIGALRDSWASYYQLRFLSLYDFDKNEKIKYL; via the coding sequence ATGAAAAAGAAAACAAGCCTTTTCTGTGTCATTCTGTTGCCCCTCACGCTTGCAAAAGGATATGGCCAGTCAGCCGGCGACACCCTCAGACTTACCCTTCAGCAGGTTGTGGAAATGGCCAAAGAGCGTTCCATCGCCTCCCGGCAGGCCGTTACCACCAAAGAAACGAAGTACTGGCAATACAGAACCTTCAGGTCCAACTATCAGCCCCAACTCTCACTTGAGGGTACACTGCCCAACTATAACAAAAACTCAACGCCGGTAGTACAACCGGATGGTACCATCATTTTCCAGTCGGTACATAACAACAACTCAGCCCTGAACCTGTCTTTCAGCCAGACCATTGCCGCCACGGGAGGCACCATCTTCGGCACCACCCAACTGCAGCGCTTTGATGATTTTGACAGGAAAAACACATTGTATAACGGCGTTCCCTTCGGAATAGGCATCAACCAGCCACTGTTCCAGTTCAACAGCCTTAGATGGGATAAAAAAATCGAGCCGCTGAAATACAAGGAGAGCAGGCAGGCATATATCGAATCAATGGAACAGATCTCGATACAGGCAAACACTTATTTCTTTGATCTGCTGCAGGCTCAGGTAAACCTCCAGATTGCCGAAACAAACCTGGTCAACACTGAAAACATATTACGGATTGCCAACCAAAAGTTTGATATGGGCAAAGTGTCGAGGAATGAGATTCTTCAACTGAAACTGGAACAGCTGAAGAATGAGAAAGCTGTAGGTGTCGCCAGGCGTGACATGGAAATAGCCGGCTTAAACCTGCGCTCCTTCATAGGTTGGCAGGACACCCAGTATATCAGCCTCCTGCTACCTGTTACCGTGAGCAATGCAAAGATATCCAGTGATAAGGTACTGAAAGAAGCCTATGACAACAGAAGCGATGCCATTGCTTTTGTAAGGCGTATCACCGAAGCCTTGCGGGACGTAGCCAAAGCAAAAGGTGACAACGGGCTGAATGCCAGTCTGACCGCGCAGCTGGGCTTTACCAAAAGCGGCACCACCATCCCTAAAGTATACCAGTCTCCCAATGAGCAGCAACTGGTATATCTCTCTTTTACCATCCCTATCCTCGACTGGGGCAGGTCCAAATCAAGAACTAAAACAGCGGAGGCTAATCTGCAGTTTGCCACCTACGCAGTGGAGCAGGACAAACAAACCTTTACACAAGCTATTGTTACGCAGGTCACTTTGTTTGAAATGATGAAAAACCAGCTGGTACTGACGGCCAACGCCGACAGTATCGCTACTGAAAAATTCCAGATCGCCAAAGAGCGGTATGTGTTGGGCAACCTGAGTATCACCGACCTTAGTATCGCCTTCCAGGAAAAAGATCAGGCCAAAAGAGATTACATTGGCGCCCTGCGTGATTCCTGGGCTTCCTACTATCAGCTGAGATTCCTCAGCCTGTATGATTTTGATAAAAATGAAAAAATAAAGTATCTGTAA
- a CDS encoding efflux RND transporter periplasmic adaptor subunit encodes MDKVIDAEVLSHKRKKLIRIVSFLIVAIIIIILLLRSFLAQSVNKSAITTAVVERGDISNALNASGEVLPEFEEVITSPINASIQNVLLDAGSPVASGQPILSLDKSVSQSEYEKLKFQLESKQNDITKLKLELDKSFYDIKSNNNIKQLRINSLEADLENTRRLYKAGGATREDVEKIETDLKVARLEKQQLENEVKSKQQTMQVQMREATIAAAIQQNDLSALERKLRLASIVANRNGVITWINKNIGTAVKEGEQLVRIANLSSFKVQGSISDNHINQLNSGMPVIIRINDKQIRGTVSGIQPTIQNGIITFNIQLEERNSPLLRPNLKVDVFVVTSAKKDVLRVANGPAFKGASTQDIFVLNNGKAERRTVHIGLSNFDYVEIKDNVKPGDVVITSDMSSYINSKVITVTN; translated from the coding sequence ATGGATAAAGTAATTGATGCCGAAGTATTATCCCACAAAAGAAAAAAATTGATCCGCATAGTATCCTTCCTCATTGTAGCGATCATTATTATTATCTTGTTGCTCCGGTCCTTCCTGGCGCAGTCTGTAAACAAATCAGCCATTACCACCGCCGTTGTGGAACGCGGGGATATTTCCAACGCCCTGAATGCCAGCGGTGAAGTGTTACCCGAATTTGAGGAAGTCATCACCAGCCCTATTAACGCCTCCATCCAGAACGTGTTGCTCGACGCCGGTTCTCCTGTGGCAAGTGGCCAGCCTATCCTGAGCCTGGACAAATCAGTATCCCAGTCAGAATACGAAAAACTGAAATTCCAGCTGGAATCCAAGCAGAATGATATTACAAAACTGAAGCTTGAACTGGATAAAAGTTTTTACGACATCAAATCCAACAACAACATCAAACAGCTGCGGATCAACAGTCTGGAAGCCGACCTCGAAAACACCAGACGCCTGTACAAAGCCGGAGGCGCCACCCGCGAAGACGTGGAGAAAATAGAGACCGATCTGAAAGTAGCCAGACTGGAAAAACAACAACTTGAAAACGAAGTAAAAAGCAAGCAGCAAACCATGCAGGTGCAGATGCGGGAAGCTACCATTGCCGCTGCCATACAGCAGAATGACCTCAGTGCACTCGAGCGTAAGCTGCGCCTGGCCAGTATCGTAGCCAACAGAAACGGTGTAATCACCTGGATCAACAAAAACATTGGCACCGCTGTCAAAGAAGGAGAACAGCTCGTACGCATTGCAAATCTCAGCAGCTTTAAAGTCCAGGGAAGTATCTCCGACAACCATATCAATCAGCTCAACAGCGGTATGCCTGTCATCATCCGTATCAATGATAAACAGATCAGAGGTACCGTGAGCGGTATACAACCCACTATCCAGAACGGTATTATTACGTTCAACATACAACTGGAAGAGCGTAATAGTCCACTGTTACGGCCCAACCTTAAAGTAGACGTATTTGTGGTGACCTCCGCTAAAAAAGATGTACTGCGCGTAGCCAACGGCCCTGCCTTCAAAGGCGCCTCCACACAAGACATCTTTGTACTCAACAACGGAAAAGCAGAGAGAAGGACCGTTCATATAGGCCTGAGCAACTTTGATTATGTAGAGATCAAAGACAACGTCAAACCCGGCGATGTAGTAATCACTTCCGACATGAGCTCTTATATCAACTCCAAAGTTATAACCGTTACCAACTGA